In Acinonyx jubatus isolate Ajub_Pintada_27869175 chromosome A3, VMU_Ajub_asm_v1.0, whole genome shotgun sequence, a genomic segment contains:
- the YPEL5 gene encoding protein yippee-like 5 has protein sequence MGRIFLDHIGGTRLFSCANCDTILTNRSELISTRFTGATGRAFLFNKVVNLQYSEVQDRVMLTGRHMVRDVSCKNCNSKLGWIYEFATEDSQRYKEGRVILERALVRESEGFEEHVPSDNS, from the exons atgggcagaattttCCTTGATCACATTGGTGGTACCCGTCTGTTTTCTTGTGCAAACTGCGATACAATCCTGACCAACCGCTCAGAACTCATCTCTACTCGGTTCACAGGCGCCACTGGCagagcatttctttttaacaag GTAGTTAACCTGCAGTACAGTGAAGTTCAAGACCGGGTCATGCTCACTGGCCGCCACATGGTTCGAGACGTGAGCTGCAAGAACTGCAATAGCAAACTGGGATGGATCTATGAGTTTGCCACTGAAGACAGCCAGCGCTATAAGGAGGGCCGTGTGATCCTGGAGCGCGCTCTAGTGCGAGAGAGCGAGGGCTTTGAGGAGCATGTACCATCCGATAACTCTTGA